Proteins co-encoded in one Arachis hypogaea cultivar Tifrunner chromosome 13, arahy.Tifrunner.gnm2.J5K5, whole genome shotgun sequence genomic window:
- the LOC140177622 gene encoding uncharacterized protein: MVKKHNGKWGMCVDFTDLNKACPKDCYLLPSIDCLVDNGSGFEKLSFMDAYFGYNQIQMHPSDQNKTAFITEYGNYCYKVMPFGLKNAGTTYQRLMDKIFAKQIGRNIEVYVDDMVAKTKVGKNHLDDLTEIFGQLRKYMQLNPEKCAFGVQSGKFLGFMLTSRGIENAELRYLSIEKLALALVFSARRLRPYFQSHEIHVRTDQPLRQVLQKPELAGRLVKWLVELSEFDITYEGRASIKSQFLADFITEFSVPITTEDYIEWSLYVDGSSNPQGCGACIILDDGRGNVIEHSLNFSFKASNNQSEYEALIAGLRLAADLNITELKVYCDSLLIVQQHIPRESNGRANILSKLASTQPNRSSLYQSTLLKPSIELTQVLSVTQEADWRSPYIQYLQTGILPGDVENARHFRRQASFFTIYNNCRYRRGFSRPLLKCVYRTEAKLALAEAHEGICGTHLGARSLYSNILRTRLYWPTIRQDCQAKVKSCNNCQKHSLITHLPVELLHCSEVSWPFNQWGIDIDEIFW, translated from the exons ATGGTTAAAAAACATAACGGTAAATGGGgcatgtgtgttgatttcaccgatctcaacaaagcatgccccaaagattGCTACCTTCTACCCTCTATTGATTGTTTAGTTGATAATGGCTCTGGTTTTGAAAAACTcagctttatggatgcatattttgGTTATAACCAGATCCAAATGCATCCATCCGATCAAAATAAGACAGCCTTTATTACTGAATATGGAAACTATTGTTATAAGGTCATGCCATTTGGTCTTAAGAATGCAGGTACAACATATCAACGTCTAATGGACAAAATCTTCGCCAAACAAATCGGCAGAAATATTGAAGTCTACGTCGACGATATGGTCGCCAAGACAAAGGTCGGCAAAAATCACCTTGATGACCTCACAGAAATCTTCGGACAGCTAAGAAAATACATGCAGTTAAATCCCGAAAAGTGTGCATTTGGTGTTCAAAGCGGTaaattcctcggcttcatgcTCACTAGCCGAGGTATTGAG AATGCCGAGCTTCGTTACCTGAGCATTGAGAAACTAGCCCTCGCTCTTGTCTTCTCAGCCAGAAGACTCCGACCATACTTTCAGAGCCATGAAATCCATGTTCGAACAGATCAACCTCTACGGCAAGTCCTGCAAAAACCTGAGCTGGCTGGCCGGCTAGTAAAATGGTTGGTGGAGCTATCAGAATTCGATATCACGTACGAAGGACGAGCATCCATTAAATCCCAGTttttggccgacttcattaccGAATTCTCAGTACCAATTACAACTGAAGACTACATCGAATGGTCTTTATACGTCGACGGATCCTCCAACCCGCAAGGGTGTGGGGCATGTATCATACTTGACGATGGCCGTGGCAACGTCATCGAACATTCCCTCAACTTCTCATTTAAAGCTAGCAACAATCAAAGTGAGTATGAAGCGCTAATTGCTGGCCTTAGACTCGCGGCCGACCTAAACATCACCGAACTTAAGGTATATTGCGACTCCTTGCTTATCGTCCAACAG CACATACCAAGGGAGAGTAATGGCCGAGCTAACATTCTGTCTAAACTCGCCAGCACTCAACCAAATAGATCATCACTTTATCAGTCAACACTACTTAAGCCAAGCATTGAACTAACACAAGTCTTAAGTGTAACACAGGAAGCAGATTGGAGATCTCCATACATACAGTATCTCCAAACAGGGATCTTGCCAGGCGACGTCGAAAATGCTCGACACTTCCGCCGACAAGCCTCATTTTTTACAATTTATAATAATTGCCGATATAGACGGGGATTCTCTCGTCCATTGCTTAAATGTGTTTACAGAACAGAAGCCAAGCTTGCACTTGCTGAGGCACATGAAGGGATCTGTGGAACACACCTCGGAGCCCGAAGTCTGTATTCAAATATCCTCAGAACTAGATTATATTGGCCGACGATACGACAAGATTGTCAAGCAAAAGTTAAAAGCTGTAACAATTGCCAAAAACACAGTCTGATTACACATCTCCCGGTCGAACTCCTACACTGTTCCGAGGTTAGTTGGCCGTTCAACCAATGGGGCATTGatattgatgagatattttggtga